TGAAACCGTCCCAGTGGTTCTTTTGACTCTTGAGGATCTTGCGCCGCAATGGGTGCAGCTTCTCCTCACTCAGCTCGGCGTCGCGCCTGCGCTTCATGCGCTTGAGCGCGGCCTTCAAGGCTTTATCCCGCGAGGCAAACCGCTCGCAGTTGGTTTTCCACACCTGCAAGCGTAGCTTGTTGAGGTGGAAGATCTCGCCGATGGCCTCGACCCACGAAAGTCCCCATTCTTCGTGCCCTGGAAAGTCTCGCGCCAAGTCGAGGAAGTCCCGGCGCATGTGCGACCAGCAAAACGCCAGCACAATCCGGCCATCCTTGACCTGCACCATCACTTTGTAGGCAATATACTTTAGCGCTATCGGGGAATGATCCGGGTTCGCTCGACAGGAATCGCCCGCTGCGTCGCTCGCGAGATTTGACCCTACTCTTATTACCGCCG
This genomic stretch from bacterium harbors:
- a CDS encoding transposase — its product is MLAFCWSHMRRDFLDLARDFPGHEEWGLSWVEAIGEIFHLNKLRLQVWKTNCERFASRDKALKAALKRMKRRRDAELSEEKLHPLRRKILKSQKNHWDGFTLFVDHPEVPMDNNLAERTHRKPVCGRKQFYGSYALWAGQLAAMLFSLFATLQLNG